The Henckelia pumila isolate YLH828 chromosome 2, ASM3356847v2, whole genome shotgun sequence genome includes a window with the following:
- the LOC140885443 gene encoding major pollen allergen Bet v 1-D/H-like, protein MSVVVECVDELKVKVAPKRFFKALITDAQHVLPEIVPHIFKTIEILEQGRDGGATGCIRRISFTDAIPFSHLKDKLEVVDTENLVVKINLFEGPMLGDNMDSIYSEKRFVASDDDGGCILKWKHHLNLKPGHTHVSQEQIHGLNQFSMAFLTSAEAYLVAHPDVCV, encoded by the exons ATGTCCGTAGTCGTCGAGTGTGTCGATGAACTCAAAGTGAAGGTTGCCCCCAAGAGGTTCTTCAAGGCATTGATAACCGATGCCCAACACGTCTTGCCAGAGATAGTCCCCCACATCTTCAAGACCATCGAAATTCTGGAACAGGGACGCGACGGCGGCGCCACCGGATGCATCAGGCGAATAAGTTTCACCGATG CGATTCCATTCTCTCACTTGAAAGATAAGCTGGAAGTGGTCGACACcgaaaacctagtggtcaagaTCAATCTCTTCGAGGGACCAATGCTCGGGGATAACATGGATTCAATATATTCCGAGAAGCGGTTCGTGGCTTCCGACGACGACGGAGGATGCATCCTCAAGTGGAAGCATCATCTCAACTTGAAGCCTGGCCACACCCATGTCTCACAAGAACAAATTCATGGCCTAAACCAATTTAGCATGGCTTTCTTGACATCTGCTGAGGCATACCTTGTGGCTCATCCCGATGTTTGTGTTTAG